The uncultured Subdoligranulum sp. genomic sequence GCTTGTGACCGACCATGTCCTCGGTAACGTAGACAGGCACATGCTTGCGGCCGTCATGGACGGCGAAGGTGTGACCGACGAACTCGGGGAAGATGGTGGAGGAACGGCTCCAGGTCTTCACGACGCTCTTCTTGCCGCTCTCGTTCATGGCCTCGACCTTTTTCATCAGGGAAGGCAGAACGTAAGGGCCCTTCTTGGTGCTTCTAGACATTGTTCAATTACCTCCCTTAGCCGTTGGCGCGCTTGACGATGAACTTGTCGCTGCGTGCCTTGTGTTTGCGGGTCTTCAGGCCCAGAGCGGGCTTGCCCCACGGAGTACGAGGACCGGAATGACCAACCGGAGCACGGCCCTCGCCGCCGCCGTGCGGGTGATCGCAGGGGTTCATGACGGAACCACGGCTGCCGGGACGGACGCCCATGTGGCGCTTGCGGCCGGCCTTGCCAAGGTTGACGTTCTCGTGATCCAGGTTGGAAACCACACCGATGGTGGCGATGCAGTTCAGACGAACGTTGCGCATCTCACCGGAGGGCAGACGGACCAGCGCGTAGCCATTCTCCTTGGCCATCAGCTGGGCCATCACACCGGCGGAACGGACCAGCTGGCCGCCCTTGCCGGGGTAGAGCTCGATGTTGTGGATCATGGTACCGACGGGGATGTTCTCGAAGGGCAGAGCGTTGCCGGGCTTGATATCGGCGTTGGGGCCGGCCATGATCTTGTCGCCGACCTTCAGGCCATCGGGAGCCAGGATGTAGCTCTTGACGCCGTCCTCGTACTCCACCAGAGCGATGAAGGCGGAACGGTTGGGATCGTATTCCAGCGTCTTGACGGTGGCGGGGACATCAAACTTGTTGCGCTTGAAGTCGATGACACGGTACTTGACGCGGTTGCCACCGCCGTGATGGCGGACGGTGATCTTGCCGGTGTTGTTGCGGCCGGCATGCTTCTTCTTGGACTCGAGCAGGCTGCGCTCCGGCGCGACCTTGGACAGCACGCTGTAATCGGTAACAGTCATGCCACGGCGGCCGGGGGTAGTCGGCTTGTACTTTTTAATAGCCATGATGTTCTCCTTATTGTTATCTTATGAATTTTTATCGGGGTCATATCCCCATAAGCGAACCCCTCGGCGGGGTTCTTGACGGCAGGAGACCTGCCGGGTCATCAGACCATGCTGTTGAAGAACTCGATCTCCTTGGAGTCGGGAGTCAGGGTCACGATGGCCTTCTTGCTCTTGGCAGTGTAGCCGGCGTGCATGCCCTGACGGCGATAGCGGCCGCGCACCGAAATGGTGTTGACCTTGGCAACCTTGACGCCGAACAGCTCTTCCACTGCCTTGGCGATGTCGATCTTGGTGGCATCGGTGGCAACCTTGAAGGTGTACTTCTTATCGGCCAGACCAGCCATGGAGTTCTCGGTGATGACGGGGGCGAGAACGATGTCCTGTGCGAATTTCATCACGCATATACCTCCTCAAGTTTCTTGGCGGCGTCCACGCTGAGGATCAGCTTGTCGGCGTTGACCACGTCGTAGGTGTTGACGCCGGTCGCGGCGGTCTTGACACCGGGGATGTTGGCGGCGCTCTTGACGAACTTCTCATCGAGAGCATCGTTGACGATCAGGTTCTTCTTGCCGGCGCCCACGGCGGCCAGGAAAGCAACCACGGTCTTGGTCTTGTACTCGTCAGCGGCGATCTTGTCCACGATGATCAGGTTGCCGTTGGCAGCCTTGTCGGACAGGGCGCTGAGCAGGGCCAGACGCTTGACCTTCTTGTTGATGGTGTAGTAGTAGCTGCGGGGCTTGGGGCCGAGAGCGACACCGCCGTGAGTCCACTGCGGAGCGCGGATGGAACCCTGGCGAGCGTGGCCGGTGCCCTTCTGGCGCCAAGGCTTCTTACCGCCGCCGCGGACTTCCTTGCGGATCTTGGTGTTCTGGGTGCCCTGGCGCTGGTTGGCCAGGAAGTTGACGACTGCCTCGTGGACAGCCTTCTCGTTCGGGGTGATCCCGAAGACGGCGTCGGAAAGCTCAACGGTGGAAACCTTCTTGCCGTTCATATCGACGACATCAAACTGTGCCATTGTGTTTTCCTCCTTTACGCTTTCACGCTGTCGTGGATGGTCACGACCGAGCCCTTGGGGCCGGGGATCGCACCCTTGATGGCGATGAGATTATTCTCAGCGTCGACCTTGACGACGCTCAGGTTCTGTACGGTCACCCGCACAGCGCCCATGTGGCCGGGCAGACGCTTGCCCTTGAACACGCGGGACGGGGTGGAAGTGGAACCGTTAGAACCGGCATGACGGGCCACAGGACCGGTGCCGTGGCTCTCGCGCAGGCGATGCTGGCCGAAGCGCTTGATAACGCCCTGGTAGCCCTTGCCCTTGCTGGTGCCGACCACGTCGACCTTGTCGCCCTCTGCGAAGACATCCGCCTTGAGGATGTCGCCCACGTTCAGGCTGGCGATGTCATCGAAGCGGAACTCGCGCAGGGTGCGCTTGGGGGCAACGTCGGCCTTGTCGAAGTGACCCTTGGCGGCCTTGTTGACCTTCTTGGCGCTCACTTCGCCGTAGCCCATCTGCACGGCCTGGTAGCCGTCAGACTCAACGGTCTTCTTCTGCACGACGGTGCAGGGGCCGGCCTCGATGATGGTGACCGGGACGACCTTGCCGTTGGCGTCGAACAGCTGGGTCATGCCCAGCTTCTTGCCGATGATACCTTTTTGCATTGTTTTGTCCTCCTGTAAAGGTTATTGGTTGGTGGTTTCCCATCAACATGACCTCTCCGCTGTAGGGTTCACAGCGAGATCGGTGTTTTCGTCTCTCACATTGGGT encodes the following:
- the rplC gene encoding 50S ribosomal protein L3, with product MQKGIIGKKLGMTQLFDANGKVVPVTIIEAGPCTVVQKKTVESDGYQAVQMGYGEVSAKKVNKAAKGHFDKADVAPKRTLREFRFDDIASLNVGDILKADVFAEGDKVDVVGTSKGKGYQGVIKRFGQHRLRESHGTGPVARHAGSNGSTSTPSRVFKGKRLPGHMGAVRVTVQNLSVVKVDAENNLIAIKGAIPGPKGSVVTIHDSVKA
- the rplW gene encoding 50S ribosomal protein L23, with the translated sequence MKFAQDIVLAPVITENSMAGLADKKYTFKVATDATKIDIAKAVEELFGVKVAKVNTISVRGRYRRQGMHAGYTAKSKKAIVTLTPDSKEIEFFNSMV
- the rplD gene encoding 50S ribosomal protein L4; this translates as MAQFDVVDMNGKKVSTVELSDAVFGITPNEKAVHEAVVNFLANQRQGTQNTKIRKEVRGGGKKPWRQKGTGHARQGSIRAPQWTHGGVALGPKPRSYYYTINKKVKRLALLSALSDKAANGNLIIVDKIAADEYKTKTVVAFLAAVGAGKKNLIVNDALDEKFVKSAANIPGVKTAATGVNTYDVVNADKLILSVDAAKKLEEVYA
- the rplB gene encoding 50S ribosomal protein L2; this encodes MAIKKYKPTTPGRRGMTVTDYSVLSKVAPERSLLESKKKHAGRNNTGKITVRHHGGGNRVKYRVIDFKRNKFDVPATVKTLEYDPNRSAFIALVEYEDGVKSYILAPDGLKVGDKIMAGPNADIKPGNALPFENIPVGTMIHNIELYPGKGGQLVRSAGVMAQLMAKENGYALVRLPSGEMRNVRLNCIATIGVVSNLDHENVNLGKAGRKRHMGVRPGSRGSVMNPCDHPHGGGEGRAPVGHSGPRTPWGKPALGLKTRKHKARSDKFIVKRANG
- the rpsS gene encoding 30S ribosomal protein S19 — encoded protein: MSRSTKKGPYVLPSLMKKVEAMNESGKKSVVKTWSRSSTIFPEFVGHTFAVHDGRKHVPVYVTEDMVGHKLGEFAPTRKFTGHGGGKTAGK